CGGCGGCGATCCAGACGGCGGCAGTGGCTGCGATCCGGAGATACGGCAGCAGCGAtccagacggcggcggcggcggggccggtgaTCCGGAGAGACGGCGGCGGTGGGAGCAGCGATCCggagagacggcggcggcggcggcgatccggagcggcggtggcggcgatccggagcggcggtggcggtggcggcgatcCGGAGAGGGGCGGCGGTGAGGGGATTGTGCGTGGCGTGGGGTGGAGTGGGGTGCGAGTACGTGCAACCAACTCCCTAGTGTTGGTTTTTTTCGAAGGTTTATCTTCGTAGATTTTTCCCCCGATTTTTTTTCTAGACCGACCGTGTGGGAGGCGGGAATCGAGCGTGTAGGAACCTCGCGTGGGCATCGTTTTTTTATTGGTTCGGCGCTGGTACGTGGGAGGTGGGGTCGAGGACGAAAAAAACCCGTCtttggtgggacgaaaattgaccggcggagactaccaactgctccattaggagtagagatcctcTCTAGGGGTACCCGCTGGGTAGCCAGTCCCAGTGATACGGCACACCTCGGCTGCTCCTACCTCGTGAAGTTTTCCACCTCGGGAACATGACATGAGACAGAAGTACTTCCTCCATAGCCCGAAGCGTGCCTCGCATCCGAGGTACATCTCGTAGAGGGCGACGAACCCCATGATATGTAAGATGGAGTTGGGCGCGAGGTGGTGGAATTGGATCCCGTAGAACTCAGACCCGTAGGAAGGGATGGATGGGAAATCCAAGACCCCGCAACAAAAAGGGGATGAAACAAACTATCTCCTCCCCGTGCAAGATTGGATGGCTATCCGCATGCGCGCTTGCCCATTTATGGATGTTAAGCTAGGGTGGGTGGAAGTTAGATCTGGGTCCAGCAAATAACCTTGAGTGGCGAGCCGGTCCAGTTGACGATGGGTGATGGAGCAGCCTCCCCAATCTCCTTTGAGGGGGCCGTGGGGGCGCTTTGATTAATCCGCGTTGTTTGCCATGGCGGAAGCTCTCGAAGCTAAACttaagggggggggggatttcatgAACGGGCAAGCAGGGGGAGAACTGGACAGCGTGTGTTCGCCGCGGCTTTGGGTCGTGTACCTGTTAAATAAAGCGAAGGACGACGCTTCGACGTCTAGCCGCCATAAAGCGACCAGTTCCCCAAATGGCTCGAGTATTGAAAGTGAATCCTTTTAATGAAAGGACCACCCATGGGGGGGCACGGCTAGATCATGGTAAAGGTGTTCGGGCTGCAAGGACCCCGTCCTTCCCATAAGTGGGAACCGAAGATTTGCTACGAGCCTGGAAGCCGAGTTGAGACTGATGGAAGGAACTCGCCTGTCAAGCCGAAGACATTTGGTACGAAGATGATTGTCGTCTCCAGCTCCGAAGACAAGTTGAGGGGCTACTGACGGTGCCATGGACTAAGAGGTACCAACCTAGTTGACCCGCAGTCCATGGGCCAAGCTTGAGGCCCACCGATCTCGCAAGGAGGACTCTGGAAGCCTCGAACCCTGGCGTGATCAAGATGGACTCTACCGAAGACTTGACGTGTACTTCAAGGACTGCTCCAACTGTCGGCATGTGTATTCCCAGTtggcaaccgaccatgtgtaactcTAGATACCCCGGTACTTATATAAGCCGAGGGTTTTGTCCTTAGGGACACGATCACAATTACTCGCCTCAGGGTTAGAACACAacatacgatcttgaggtagatcaagcctatactcgatacatcatcatcaatacaatcaaatcaagacgtagggttttacctcttcgagagggcccgacctGGGTAAACCTTGTTTTCTTTCTCTTGTTACCCATtgatccgagatccacagctcggggccccctacccgggatccgccagTTTTAGTACCGACAACGTCCAAGCTATCAACCTAGTGCACATGGCGTCTAGGGATTtctctggacaccccgtgcccatGGGCCTCCTGACGCCAGTGCCTACGGGGTCGAGCGCCAAACTTTCTAGATACCCCCTTGCGCACGGGGTCTATGATCGCATGCCCAATGGGTCCCTGGTTTGGCTCTCGAGTGACCCCATGCGCACAGAGTCCTTTAGCCCGTGCACATGGGGCCAACAGGTGGGCCACGATCACTTTTGATTGAGGGGTATTTATACCCCCTTCTTCCACCTCAAGACCTAAACCTAAGTTTTGAGTTGCTCCTCCATTGCCGCCCCCCAAAAGCTCATTCTACATTTCCACCAAACCAATTCGTGATCCCCACTCTTGTTCATCAACAacacttgttactcttggagattttgggctcctaggcggtaggagtcaagggtcgccttcaagaccaacctcGAGTGATTTGAGGCTCATCTGTTGGAGGGACTCAAAGAGAATATTAGGGCGATCCACTTGGTGGCGCTTTGGAGCTTTGGCTTCGACACCTCTCCAATGTAGATTAGCACTTCCCAAAAGAGTGTGAACTTCACAATACATATGTGTCTTCGGCTCACTTGTGGTTTATCCTTTCTCACAACTTTATTTGCTTTGTATGCTTGCTGGCTTGTTGATTAGCTTATTTCATCGCTCATCTCGGTTCCAGTAACTTAAAATGGCATAAACTTAGGAGCTTCTTGCCCCTGTCCACTCGCTTATGTTTGCAGATGATCTCATAGTGTGTGGATCAACGCTAACAATGATTCTCAAAAAATTGCTTTGGTGATTACTTACTAATCACTTTTGCAATCTCTGGGGACAAACCCTTAACTGGGTAAGTATGGCATGATGCTTAGTAAAACATATCGATCTCACATCTACAACTAGCATATCATTTTCAATGCTCTTGGCATGGATTTATGGATACTACAACCAGGTCATCTTGTAAGACTGGCCCCATTCTACCAATTTTTTCAATACAAATGACACACATATTGGTGCACTTATCAACAAATGACAAGTAAAACAAGCTTAAAACGATCGGTCTTATTTAGTTACAAAATCATAGTACAAAATACACATTGATTATGTGGCACTGCAGACATGAGCATAAACCCCCATGCTAGAAGAAGAACCTTATCATCGGCTTATGTGGCACTGCAGACACGACAACCCCAAAAATGTGGAGATGCAATGCACTAGGCCTTAATTGCAGCTGTACGAGCCGCTTCCATCACCGTTATAGCACATCATAATTTACAGAATGACCAAGTATGGCTCCAGctcaagcaacatgagttttctgTATCTTCCTCCAACAACCTCTTGAGGTCTTATATTATGTACTTACATTGCATACACCGGTTGGGACTAATCTTCCTCCTCGATGATTGATGCAAACGCGAATGGCGCAAACTTGTACCCACCACCATCGTAAAACTTGCCCTGGAACTCGACCCAGTGAAGCCTCAGGGCATGCAGAAACGCACTTAGGGTCTCCATTGAAAGCAGAACAAAAATAGTGGCAAAGAGGAAGACGGTTACTCCCATGACAAGGATGATAACATTGTTGTATCTGCAAAGAGAGCACAACACATGATTAGAACAACCACAATAGGCGTAGAGAGTAGTAAAAGAGTGTATCTTACCCCCATGCTAGAAGAAGAACCTTATCATAAAAGACACTGGACAGTTCCGAGTGCGCGAGACTGCAAAAATAAAGACATTGATTACTTGTCAAGAAGAAGAACCTTATCATAAAAGACACTGGACAGTTCCGAGTGCGCGAGACTGCAAAAATAAAGACATTGATTACTTGTCAATGTCTGTATCGTGAGGAGaaacttactccctccgttcctaaatataagaccttttagagattccactataaactacatacggatgtatatagacatgaacttgtagattcactcattttgctccgtatgtagtctatagtggaatccctaaaaggtcttatatttaggaacggagggagtacttatttggGGTTGACGTGTTAATTATATCATGTTCAATGATACCTGAGAGCCCAAAGACGAAGATATGAGGCAGTATTGGAGACCGCACCGAGCACAAACTCAATTGTGTGGATCAGCTGGTGGACCAAAACTTCACTGAATTCAAACTCCTCATGGCTGTGTGGGTTTTCATGTTGTCCTCCCAATTGAGCCACTGATTCATCTGTCTCCTGGAGCATGGTGTAATGCTGGCCTTGGTGTCTCTGATGGAGACAAATGAAAATATCAACAAGTGGGTATATGATATATATTCCAGTGAGAAGTCAGTTAGGGAATTAAGAAAGGTCTACAACCTGCTCATGTTGCTTCTTGAGAAACAATGGCTTCGGAAACAGCATCCAAGGCACAGACACCAGAGCAAGTAGAAGTAGAACAAGCTGCGAGGAAACAAGAAATGTTATGTGCAACTGACAGAATCAACACATGGCAGCAGCAATGAATATCACCAAACCTGCACAATTCTCTGCCCAGGAAATAGCTGGTTCTCCCCAATATCATCCGTTGGACTCAGGAACATATATATCATTATGTGGTATAGGTCAGCTTTTGAGCCAGTGCACCACTTAATAATGATGAGGAGTGACAGGTAACCAAATAAGCTGTTTAAGAAGATCAGCTGAGGAACAAACTGATACCTGTTGACACAACAACTGAATGAGTATTTTTGAAATCACAGGACAGATTATTCGTGGGAAGAGATCGACCTACCAAACATTAACAGTATTTTTGAAATACTTCGCATTAAAGAAACTCAACACGATTCCAAGGTTCATTTGTGCAATTCCAAGAAGAATTGACATTTTCATCTTTAGGGAATTGAGAAATGGCAGCTCACTGCGGCTTCCATGCCACACTGGATCGACACCAAATGGGTACGTTTGCCCCACCCTAACTAATCCTTCAGTTGTAGCATCCCTATAAATAAAACAAGAGGAAAAGGGAAAGTCATACGGTTTTCATAAAACACCAAAGTAGGAGCACAAATTCAGCAGCTTACCCACACGAAGGATCATGGCAGGCATAGGCAGATTTACCGAAGAGCTCAAATGGAACCGAGAAGAACTCATTATATATCAATCCAGTGTAAATTGAAAAAAGGGACATCATCAAAATTACATAGCGCCCAGCAAACATTATTTCCACTATGTCATCTAGTTTCTGCGACAAAGAAATGAAGAAAGTTAATAATAATTTCCTTGGAACACATATATCTACTGAATGAAGAAGAGAAGGCTCGAGACAAAACCTGTGAAGCTAGCTTCTTCTCTCGGATTATGAGGTACATTGCAGTAAGAAATATACAAATTCCATGACCCCAATCACCAAACATGACGGCAAATAAGAAGGGGAATGTTACGATAGTAAATAAACCAGGATTTACTTCTTGATAGCTCGCAATACTGCAAATTATGTTAATTATAAAGTTAGCACATAGCATGAACCCCAACAATTCCTTTATGCAGTAAGAAGTGACTAGGTTATTCCTGGTTGATGGTAACCATTTCTGTAAATTACAATAAATATCAGATATGCTGAATTAGTATCACTAGTTTGAAGATAAAAGTCCTAACTCCTAACCCACATAGATAATTATGCTCCATATTCTATGCATATAGCACAAAGAAATAATAGAAATTAAAACTTAACATGACCAGTACGGGGCATAATTATCTATCAGCAACACAAACAATGAAAGGAACACAAGAAAGAGTATAACTATGATAGAATTTCACTAAATTAGCACAATACTAAAGGTTTAGGAAAGGGAAACACAAAGTAAATCAACAAATAAATGGACAAAACAATATACTGATCTAGATATACTGATTATGAAATAGATAAATACAGAGAGATGTATCATGGTTGGCACTGGTCCTCATTGCCCTGATTCTCAGTCTCTACGAGTTTGAGTGGCTTCTCCTACGTTCCGGCTCTGCTGCACCTGTCAGTCCCTCCGtgctctccaccgccgccgcctccgccgcttccTCCACTGGGTTGTTTGCTCAGTAACGTCACTGTTTGGAACATATTTGTCGTTCACATATGTCTTTATTCTTTCGTACAACATTGTTGTCTTTGTGGTCCTTCAGATTCTACTTCTTGTAAGCTTGGCAAAGAGCCATATTGGTTGTGTAATACCTCATTGTATAAGAGGTTTCCTACACACATGTACGTGTACATATATACTGGCTTATGGCTCACTAATGTTTCCCTAACAATCTTTATATTTTTGAAACTTACCCATAGGCATCTACAATGTCCTGGAAGGAGGATGTAAATTTATTTGTCTGGAAATACGTTGGCGGAGATTCTCGTGTGTTTAGAATTTGGAAAATACAACCAACTTCGGAGTTGCTACCAGTAGTAGCACGATGAAGTGCATCTTGTACCTACAATAGGTAAATAAACTCTTAAACCTTATGGACAAAAAAAGAGTAACCGAAACCAAAATAGCAGCCAGAAAACATCAATGCCGGAAGGGATGAAGGTGTAGCTGCATACCTGACTTGTAGCAAAAACTGGACTCCACCCCTCAGCAACTAAACATTTCTTTGTTACATCAAGACTGAACATGTTTAGCGTGTGGTAAATAGCCTTTTCCTTCTTTAACTGAAGCATTTGTATGTCAATCAGAATTAAACTTGAATGCAAGTAAATTAATAAGATATTCAGCAAGCATTGTTCAAATAGCACGGACTTCTATTTTGCATGATAAGAAACATACCAAAAGATTGTTTATAATACAAGCTTACCAGGTTGTTCCATTGTTCATACTCACAAGCTATACTTTTAAGTATGCCATCACGATGAGCTAAACCTATTTCAACAGTTGCCTTCAACTCTGACACTTTTCCAGATACCTACACAGTTGTAAATGTTTCAGAACAAATAATAGTAACTTAGTAAATATAGTACAACAGCTTTTGTGAAAGAATTTTCGACTACAATTCAGAACTTCTGCACAAGCTTGAGacagaaaggaaaaaaattcaacaAGATTACCTATCTCATCAAACATGAAACaccaaaaagaagaaaagaaaatacaCCCTCCAGTTTATAAAAATGTGTCCTAAAGTACTAAATAATAGCGGGTTTAATATGATGATGTGCTATCTATTGTATGGTACTAATGTCAAATATACAGTGTATGCTCAAGAACATCACATAGATATACATACAGAAGCAATCACGAGAGGAGGTCCCAGCATTCTCTTCAAGAGAACTAATCCACAAAGCAAAATGAGCACCAACATGGTTTAAAGAACAACACACAGGGGTAGACACCAACCTCCTGAATAGTATGTAATTGTGTGGCAAGGTCTTCTGGAAACGGATAACGGTTGGCACCAAAAGCATCACAGATTTTTAGAATCTTGGATTTCGCTCTCTCCCCAGAGTAGAATATAACGAAAGAATTTTTCACGGCCTGTCAATACATTATAGTGacaaaaccatatgaggaaaattATATTTCAGAATTAAGTACATAACTAGTGGGGAAAAAATAAAAACAATACGAAGTGGCTTTAAGCAAACAGCTGAATGCTAAACATCATTGCCGAGAAGATAATAATTTGTAGAGTGAATTCCATTTTTTTATGCCCTAGTTTCATGTTTGTGACAGGAAATACCCCATTTAGCAGAATTTTCACATTTTTACCCAATTTAAGCAAGCGTGTGCCACTATTTACCCCTTCTAATTTTCCCCCATTCTAACTGCTTGGGTCCACACCTTAGTGCTGACTGGGCATGCCACACCTGTCACAGGATAGGCTATTTATGATTCTTTTGATATCTCAATATCCCATACAATAGTACTGATCAGGTTCATTTTCAATCATCTGACATAAGAAACTTCGTCTTCAAcgcaaaaaacaaacaaacaaagaagcATCACATTGAATATTCATAAGTAATTCCTAAAATTTATGGAAGGGAGTTGACGACAAAGGAAAGTAGTAACCTTCTCTCCAGATTGTGGATCAGTTATAGGTTCATCAACAGATTCTTGTCGGAGTAACATATTGCCCCTGGTGGCACGATAAAGTATACGCTCAAAGGCCATAGCCTTTTGCTTTGGCACAAGACCAATCAGGGAACCAAGCTTCACATGTTTCGATGGATCTATCACCATTTCCTGCAACGAAAGAAGAAGTATGAAAACAAGGAGAGCTAATATATTGCTTTACTAGAAAAATGGTCCTCACCTGATGCAATAAAGGACTCTCCAGAGAAGAATCACCAGACTGATCAGCCACCATTTCCCTCTGTTGCTCTGCCGCACTTCTTTGAGCTGAGTAGAAAAACTCACCGGTCTGAAAGTAATTAAGTAAATAGAGTCAGTAATGAACAACACATAACCATGGGTGGAGCTACTATAGGGACATGCCATTATAGGACTCTCGATTATGTAGAAATAAAATATCTTCACATGCAAAATACATCCTAAAACACACAAAAAAAGGGCATAGTTTAAAATAGTTTTAAAAATAATGCcccatagctcaaaaaatcagaagCCTCAACACATAGTGCACACTTAAAATTTGGCGTGCGAGAAAAATAATACTCA
This region of Triticum aestivum cultivar Chinese Spring chromosome 2D, IWGSC CS RefSeq v2.1, whole genome shotgun sequence genomic DNA includes:
- the LOC123050235 gene encoding V-type proton ATPase subunit a3 isoform X2, with product MSRGGGWCPPMDLLRSEAMQLVQVIIPAESARLAVSNLGDLGLLQFKDLNADKSPFQRAYAAQIKTCGEMARKLRFFKEQMSKAAILTSPTQFSGAPLEIGDLEIKLGEFEAELTEVNTNNRKLQRTYNELVEYNVLLEKTGEFFYSAQRSAAEQQREMVADQSGDSSLESPLLHQEMVIDPSKHVKLGSLIGLVPKQKAMAFERILYRATRGNMLLRQESVDEPITDPQSGEKAVKNSFVIFYSGERAKSKILKICDAFGANRYPFPEDLATQLHTIQEVSGKVSELKATVEIGLAHRDGILKSIACEYEQWNNLLKKEKAIYHTLNMFSLDVTKKCLVAEGWSPVFATSQVQDALHRATTGSNSEVGCIFQILNTRESPPTYFQTNKFTSSFQDIVDAYGIASYQEVNPGLFTIVTFPFLFAVMFGDWGHGICIFLTAMYLIIREKKLASQKLDDIVEIMFAGRYVILMMSLFSIYTGLIYNEFFSVPFELFGKSAYACHDPSCGDATTEGLVRVGQTYPFGVDPVWHGSRSELPFLNSLKMKMSILLGIAQMNLGIVLSFFNAKYFKNTVNVWYQFVPQLIFLNSLFGYLSLLIIIKWCTGSKADLYHIMIYMFLSPTDDIGENQLFPGQRIVQLVLLLLALVSVPWMLFPKPLFLKKQHEQRHQGQHYTMLQETDESVAQLGGQHENPHSHEEFEFSEVLVHQLIHTIEFVLGAVSNTASYLRLWALSLAHSELSSVFYDKVLLLDK
- the LOC123050235 gene encoding V-type proton ATPase subunit a3 isoform X1; protein product: MSRGGGWCPPMDLLRSEAMQLVQVIIPAESARLAVSNLGDLGLLQFKDLNADKSPFQRAYAAQIKTCGEMARKLRFFKEQMSKAAILTSPTQFSGAPLEIGDLEIKLGEFEAELTEVNTNNRKLQRTYNELVEYNVLLEKTGEFFYSAQRSAAEQQREMVADQSGDSSLESPLLHQEMVIDPSKHVKLGSLIGLVPKQKAMAFERILYRATRGNMLLRQESVDEPITDPQSGEKAVKNSFVIFYSGERAKSKILKICDAFGANRYPFPEDLATQLHTIQEVSGKVSELKATVEIGLAHRDGILKSIACEYEQWNNLLKKEKAIYHTLNMFSLDVTKKCLVAEGWSPVFATSQVQDALHRATTGSNSEVGCIFQILNTRESPPTYFQTNKFTSSFQDIVDAYGIASYQEVNPGLFTIVTFPFLFAVMFGDWGHGICIFLTAMYLIIREKKLASQKLDDIVEIMFAGRYVILMMSLFSIYTGLIYNEFFSVPFELFGKSAYACHDPSCGDATTEGLVRVGQTYPFGVDPVWHGSRSELPFLNSLKMKMSILLGIAQMNLGIVLSFFNAKYFKNTVNVWYQFVPQLIFLNSLFGYLSLLIIIKWCTGSKADLYHIMIYMFLSPTDDIGENQLFPGQRIVQLVLLLLALVSVPWMLFPKPLFLKKQHEQRHQGQHYTMLQETDESVAQLGGQHENPHSHEEFEFSEVLVHQLIHTIEFVLGAVSNTASYLRLWALSLAHSELSSVFYDKVLLLAWGYNNVIILVMGVTVFLFATIFVLLSMETLSAFLHALRLHWVEFQGKFYDGGGYKFAPFAFASIIEEED